The region gtcCCTGCAGTCTCTGAGTGAGGCTGACGACGTGCAGCCACCTGGCCAGTTGGCCTCCAAGCGGCTGCCCAGCCCCACGCTGCAGCACGCTGCCAGCGAGGACAACCTCTCCAGCAGCACTGGCGAAGCCCTGCCCTTGGCAGTTGGGCATCGAGGTGACGGCCCTGGGTCCTGGCTGCATGGCCagaagaaaaatccaggcaagAAAAGGGAGGAGTCCCTGGAAGCCAAGAAGAGGAAACGGAGGTCCCGGTCCTTCGAGGTCACAGGGCAAGGGGTGAGGCGAGGAGCAGGAGGTGGGGCATCTGGGCTTCTTTGGATGGGGGGTAAGGCTGGATTCCTCCTGGGGCCCCAGGACACCTCCACCCTGCACCACAAAGCCTCTGTCCTCAGGCTGGCATTGTTGCTAGGACAGATCCTGGTAGCAGATCTCTGCCTTACCTCACTGTTCAACCAACACAGCTCTCCTGCCCCAAGACACACCTCCTGGGGACCACAGGACACTCACGTCCTGTGGAACACAGGATGCGACCATCGCCTGGAACCCGGCATCCAGGAAAGGTCACGCTGCCTTTGGCCAAAGTCAAATTCCCTCCAAGTCAGAACACAGGTCAGTACCAacaaaggaggggagagggaggcctTCCCCTTGCTATGGGACTGGCATCTTGGGGTTGTGCCTCCAGGAAGTTCAAGGCCACTGGGTGATTAGAGGTGATGGAGAGGCATTCCTAAACCAGTAATCCTGGCCCTGCCCCTGTTGCAGGCCCTGGGGACACCTCACCCCTTGCTGTTCACCCTAACCCAGCTGGAATTTCCCGACGGGCTACTCATGGGCCCCGCTTGCCCCACGGCACAAGCACCCATGGCAAAGATGGACGCTTCTGGCATAACTGAGGGGCTCTGCCTGGGACTGGCTCTCTTGCTGCCCAAGACAAAATGGGGTGCAGTAGGGAATGGGAGGTGGAAGCTGGGCAGATGGGGATGACCTGGAAGCAGGAGCTCAGGGTCTCAAAAGGCCAGGGCTCCTGCAATACAGGAATTGCAGGGGTGTCTTCCCAACCCGTCCACAATTTCAGTGCCACCTGGGAAGGGTGGTGAGGCCAGGGAGATGCCTCCAGAATGGCTGGGCTCTTTGGCCTCCCAGCTCTGGACAGAATGTTGTTGCCAAAACTCTGCACAGATCTGTGGCCAGTCTTGGCTTTGGAATTGTGGGAGAGGAGCTGTTCTTGAGATGAGGCTGCTGGCCCACCTCTACAGCAAGGGCACCCTGGATGGTTGGAGAGGGGCCAATAGGCATTTCTAATATtatggttggggtgggggagggaatcTGAATCTGGTTTTGTTACTTGGTAGTGGcttttcccctcttcttttttAACAGTAAAATCCCATTTGGGTCTTGATGGTTGTGTTGGAAACTAGACCTTGTCTGGAATGTGGAGTGGTCATGACTGATTAAGATTCAACCAACTCCTTTCCCTTCCATGCCTGCTCCCCCCCACAGACCATCTCCCCCTGGCTAGCTGTATAGCACCAGCCTTCAACCCCCTGGGGAAAGGGTTTTTTCTAGACCCTGAGTCCATGCCCCCATCCTATCAGCCTTCACACCTCCCCAGGGCCCCTCCTAGGGAGTAATTGGGGAGTTGGGGTGGCCCAGAGTGCAGAGAACCTTACAGTCCAGATGAGGTGGTTACCCACTGGAGGTCAGGGCTCAGAAATTGCCTAATCAGCCCCCTCAGCTTCCAAGTGAGGAATTTCCTGCATGGGATACTGGGATGCCCCAGGCTTCTtagactggccaggtctctggccaTTCTGGTGTTCTTACCTGCCCTGCGCTGCGACTAGGTGAGGGCTCTCAAGGAAAAGCTCAATGAAGGGCACCAGGACCGCAGGCCTGTGGGACTCTCTCTGGGCTATTTATACCCAGGGACTGGTAGTTCAAGCATCCTCTCAGCTCTGTGAGCATGGGTTTATTCTAGACCAAGAACATAGCGTTCCATGTAAGAGCAGCTGCAGAAACCAGGCATCTGGTCAACTGCCCATCTCTGGATTCCACCCAGCCCCAAGGTTGCCAGTGCCTGGCCACCCGCTGAGGGCTGAGCTTGTAGCCACCTCTGCCTTGCCCTTCCTGGACCCCTTGGGACCTTCCGGGCCTCTATTTCCCAATCCAGGGCTACTTGGGGGTCCGGATCAGAGTGTGGTAGACGGGCTTGATGATGAGGTGTAGGTGCAGGGCGTTCTCCACCAAGTACTCCGAGTTGCGCCGCTGCAGGTCGGCGTGCACCAGGAAGTCGCCAGCCTCCTCGCTGCTCTGGTGGAAGCTGTAGGCATGGCGGACGAGCAGGCGGCCCTGCTGGCGCGCCCCCACCAGCACAGTCTTCTGGAAGCTCACGCCCGCCGCGTCGCCGCCGCTGCTGGCTGGCGTGACCACGAGCCGCGGCCGTCCGTCCTCTGGGCGCGCGGCGGGCAGCGCGGTGCCCGCGGCGTCTGCATAGACGGGTCGCAGGCTGACAGGCAGCCAGCGCGGTGAGAAGAGCACGTTCCACGTGACCCGGCGGCCCGCATCATGGCCGCTCGGGCCCAGCTGCGTCTGGAAACTGGTGCTGCGGTCGTCGCGGGCTGGGTTGTTGATGACCCACGGGGCGCCCCAGGCAGGGGCGAGGTAGTTGCGGGGCAGGAACGCGCTGCCGTTGACGTCGAAGAACTTGGCGTAGTGCAGCGGCGAGGCGGCGTGGAACTGGTAGGCCTGCAGCAGCAGGTCGGCCACCGCGGGGCCGTGGCGCGCCAGGGCGTCGGAGCGCGCCTGCAGCTGGAACAACTGGGCCGGCGGGATCATCGGGTAGCGAATGGCGCGCAGCGCGCGCTCGGCCACGGCGTGGGGCGGCCGCGCGCGGCCCAGCCAGGCCTCCAGTGCGTGGAACAGCTCCAGCTCGTCCTGCAGCACCAGGTCCGAGCGTTGCAGCAGCTGCGCCAGCAGCTCAGGGCTCACGGCGCCCCACTCGGCGCTGGCCGCCACCGCCGACAGGTTCCAGGCCAAGAACTGCAGGCAGCTCTCCCGCAGGGCTTCGTCCCCGGTGCTCACAGCGTAGTGATACCAGCCCACGGCCGGGCCCGCGCCGCCCGCTAGGTGCGCGCGCATGTAGTCGGCCACTCCGCGCTGCAGGGAGGCCACGCCATACTTGGTGGCCAGCCTGTGCAAGGGGATAGCCTGAGCCAGCAGCACGGTCAGCTCGCCGCAGTACAGGTACctgagggaaagaggagaggtgaTGCTGAGTCATAGTCGGGTGCTGCGGTCCCCACACAGAGCTGCTCTTTCTCTGGGTCCAGAGAGGACCTGGCCTCCCAGCTTTGGGGTCAGAATGGCCTCTGAGACTTCCTGTCTTTTTCTTGCAAGAGCTCACTCAGGCCATTCCTGCTTCAcagccccttccttcctttgctggtgggaatggcgAGGCTCTGGAAAGCGCACAATGCTAGGCTGGAGCAAAACAGAGGTGGCTTCTACCATTGTGAGGTTTCCTGTCTGGTTCAGTTCCGGGTCCTAACACCTGTTTGCCACAATTCTGGACAAGTATTTTATCTTTCATGAACCGTGGGCTAACCATCTAGGAAATGGGGAGTAGTACCCAGCCCTCAGGGTTACTGTGACAGTCAGGGACAGCGAAGAATCCTGTTGTGAAGTGGATGGTCAGCACAGTTACTTTCCTCAcacccctcccctttctttctgcAGCTCAcctttctccctgtgtcttttTCCTCTGCTTCCGTTGATCATCCCTTGCAGTCTCTTGCTGTCATCTCATCTGCCTCTGTGCCCCTGCTCACCCCACCAACACACAGCAACCCACTGGGCTCTGTGGGAGTGCCCAGCCTGTGCAGGGGAATAGCCACATCTCCCCTCTCTATTTCATGTTTGCCTCTGGGAATAAAAGATTGAATTTCCTAGGCTCCCTGGGTGTGGCCACATGTCTAACCTGTGGTCAATGAGATGTCACTGGGGCTCGGTATAGGATTTAGAGGAAGGCTGGTTAAATGCAACTGACTCACGGTAACAGGAAGACCCTTTTTGCccatctgttttattttccttgttgcCTGGAACTTGGAAGTGATGTCTAGAATTCTACAACTGTCTTATCTAAGCCATTAGAACAGGGTTAATTTCTTAGACTATAGTGTGAATGGTGCCCTGTGCAGTACTGGCAGGAAGCGGGGAGGTGGAGGAGAGAGCTGGCTAACTTTATCAGCTCCCTAGCCTGTGCTTCCAAACCTGGCTGGACAGCAAAGCCACATCGAGGCTTTACAATAGAAAATGATTGCTGGTCCCAGTCCTACACTTGAAACTGATGATCAAgggtggggcccaggaatctgt is a window of Nycticebus coucang isolate mNycCou1 chromosome 18, mNycCou1.pri, whole genome shotgun sequence DNA encoding:
- the BTBD17 gene encoding BTB/POZ domain-containing protein 17, producing MLRIGYSKPGSWGNFWAILTLVGLITHAAQRADVGGEAAGTSINHSQVQLQRLQELLRRGNASDVVLRVQAAGTDEVRVFHAHRLLLGLHSELFRDLLSNQSEVVLQEPRDCAAVFDKFIRYLYCGELTVLLAQAIPLHRLATKYGVASLQRGVADYMRAHLAGGAGPAVGWYHYAVSTGDEALRESCLQFLAWNLSAVAASAEWGAVSPELLAQLLQRSDLVLQDELELFHALEAWLGRARPPHAVAERALRAIRYPMIPPAQLFQLQARSDALARHGPAVADLLLQAYQFHAASPLHYAKFFDVNGSAFLPRNYLAPAWGAPWVINNPARDDRSTSFQTQLGPSGHDAGRRVTWNVLFSPRWLPVSLRPVYADAAGTALPAARPEDGRPRLVVTPASSGGDAAGVSFQKTVLVGARQQGRLLVRHAYSFHQSSEEAGDFLVHADLQRRNSEYLVENALHLHLIIKPVYHTLIRTPK